A single window of Longimicrobiales bacterium DNA harbors:
- the metB gene encoding cystathionine gamma-synthase yields the protein MSTQVTLERRESLCSHGVTEVPFLAGDHGTLHDVRLAWSTFGPAHAPPVLVLGGISASRRLLIDDGTGLRDGWWPGVVGAGAALDPARFRLIGVDYLGSAGDSSRPTEDGDWPALTTADQARALALVLDDLGVDVLHAAVGASYGGMVALALAAARPERVARLVVLCAAHRSHPMATAWRSVQRRIVRLGTDRGAPEHGVAIARALAMTTYRSAAEFEQRFAAEPDDVRPARFPVDGYLDHHAAAYARGVPAASLLALSESLDLHDVDPAQIEARCTLVAFDTDALVPLADVRALAGALGARATLQVVSTQYGHDGFLKEATRVGTLIGDALAADPRAPALAPTTSYAARVEQSVVAQERAGAAPRPAHGSATIAARAGIGTDGQHGAVIAPIHLSTTFEFEGLNRKGRYDYTRSGNPTRDTLAATIAALEGGVAGLVTATGMAAITATLHLLRPGDLLVAPHDCYGGTHRLMTSLAARGSFRLELLDLTAPDAASRVRALRPRVLWIETPSNPLLRITDIAALAAAAHDVGALVVADNTFLSPVLQTPIEHGADIVVHSTTKYLNGHSDVVGGAIVASDAAVAEEIGWWANCLGVTGSPFDSFLTQRGVRTLHARMRVHEANTRAVVEQLVLHPAVAAVHHPSLASHPGHDIARRQQRGFGAMLSFELRGGVQAVERFVAGLECFSLAESLGGVESLVAHPPTMTHASMDAAARRHAGISDSLLRLSVGVEDIEDLVSDLENALHRADGEGEPAGVQSGEGRVETLLQQH from the coding sequence ATGAGCACGCAGGTCACGCTCGAGCGCCGTGAGTCGCTCTGCAGCCATGGTGTAACCGAGGTGCCGTTTCTCGCGGGCGACCATGGAACGCTGCACGACGTGCGTCTCGCATGGAGCACATTCGGCCCCGCGCACGCGCCGCCCGTGCTCGTCCTGGGCGGCATCTCCGCATCGCGCCGGCTGCTGATCGATGATGGTACCGGATTGCGAGACGGATGGTGGCCGGGCGTCGTCGGTGCAGGCGCTGCACTGGATCCAGCGCGGTTCCGCCTGATCGGCGTCGACTATCTCGGATCGGCCGGCGATTCGTCACGGCCCACGGAGGATGGCGACTGGCCGGCTCTCACGACCGCCGACCAGGCCCGCGCCCTCGCACTGGTGCTCGATGATCTCGGCGTCGACGTGCTGCACGCCGCGGTCGGCGCCTCGTACGGCGGCATGGTCGCACTCGCGCTCGCGGCAGCCCGGCCGGAGCGCGTCGCACGGCTCGTCGTGCTGTGCGCTGCGCACCGCTCGCACCCGATGGCAACGGCCTGGCGCTCGGTGCAGCGCAGGATCGTGCGGCTCGGCACCGATCGAGGCGCGCCCGAGCACGGTGTCGCCATTGCCCGCGCGCTCGCGATGACGACATACCGCAGTGCCGCGGAGTTCGAGCAGCGCTTCGCGGCCGAACCGGACGACGTACGCCCCGCCCGTTTCCCGGTCGACGGCTACCTCGATCATCACGCAGCCGCATACGCGCGCGGGGTACCTGCCGCATCGCTGCTCGCGCTGTCCGAGTCGCTCGATCTGCACGACGTCGATCCCGCGCAGATCGAGGCGCGCTGTACGCTGGTCGCCTTCGACACGGACGCGCTCGTGCCGCTGGCCGACGTGCGGGCACTTGCCGGCGCGCTGGGCGCGCGCGCAACGCTCCAGGTCGTGAGCACGCAGTACGGGCACGACGGTTTTCTCAAGGAGGCCACCCGCGTCGGTACGCTGATCGGTGACGCGCTCGCAGCGGACCCGCGTGCGCCCGCGCTGGCTCCGACAACGAGCTATGCGGCCCGCGTGGAGCAGTCGGTCGTGGCGCAGGAGCGCGCCGGAGCAGCACCGCGGCCCGCGCACGGAAGCGCGACGATCGCGGCACGGGCAGGCATCGGCACGGACGGGCAGCACGGCGCAGTGATCGCGCCGATCCACCTGTCCACGACATTCGAATTCGAAGGGCTGAACCGGAAGGGCCGCTACGACTACACGCGCTCGGGCAACCCCACGCGCGACACGCTCGCGGCGACGATCGCCGCGCTCGAGGGCGGCGTTGCCGGCCTCGTGACCGCGACCGGCATGGCGGCGATCACCGCCACGCTCCACCTGCTGCGGCCGGGTGACCTGCTCGTCGCGCCGCACGACTGCTACGGCGGCACACACCGCCTCATGACGTCACTCGCGGCGCGGGGCTCGTTCCGGCTGGAGCTGCTCGACCTGACAGCGCCCGATGCCGCCAGTCGCGTGCGTGCACTGCGGCCGCGCGTGCTCTGGATCGAGACACCGAGCAATCCCCTGCTGCGCATCACCGACATCGCGGCGCTGGCCGCTGCCGCCCACGACGTCGGCGCACTGGTCGTCGCGGACAACACGTTCCTCTCACCGGTGCTGCAGACGCCGATCGAGCATGGCGCAGACATCGTCGTGCACTCGACGACCAAGTACCTGAACGGTCACAGCGACGTGGTCGGCGGCGCGATCGTCGCGAGCGACGCCGCCGTCGCCGAGGAGATCGGCTGGTGGGCCAACTGCCTCGGCGTGACCGGCTCGCCCTTCGACAGCTTCCTCACCCAGCGCGGTGTGCGTACGCTGCACGCGCGCATGCGCGTGCACGAGGCCAACACGCGCGCCGTAGTCGAGCAGCTGGTGTTGCATCCGGCCGTCGCCGCGGTGCATCATCCGTCGCTGGCTTCACATCCCGGCCATGACATCGCACGACGCCAGCAGCGCGGCTTCGGCGCGATGCTCTCGTTCGAGCTGCGGGGCGGCGTACAGGCCGTGGAGCGCTTCGTCGCCGGCCTCGAGTGCTTCAGCCTCGCCGAGTCGCTGGGCGGCGTCGAAAGTCTCGTCGCACATCCACCGACCATGACACACGCCTCGATGGATGCAGCGGCGCGCAGGCACGCGGGCATCAGTGATTCGCTGCTGCGGCTGTCGGTCGGCGTCGAGGACATCGAGGACCTGGTTTCGGATCTGGAGAACGCGCTGCATCGTGCGGACGGGGAGGGGGAGCCGGCCGGGGTGCAGAGCGGCGAGGGCCGGGTCGAAACACTGTTGCAGCAGCACTGA
- a CDS encoding aminotransferase class V-fold PLP-dependent enzyme yields the protein MKPLFEQQDQLPDDRRVPLAISGDEFRRIGHELVDTIAALLSSYRERPLTPDESPADLRALIGGDASLPEHGADAGELIAASAQLLREHSLFNGHPLFFGYITSSPAPIGILADMLAAAINPNLGLWRLSPIATEIEQQAVRWVAELIGYPAECGGLFVSGGNMANTVALYAARAAAADWDIRAGGVAGPGARRLRVYASGETHTWIHKAADLCGIGTDSIRWIPIDERQRMDVSALRDAIERDIEAGDRPMMVAGTAGTVSTGAVDPVGEIADLCLELGVWFHVDGAYGALAANVDGTPDDLRAIGRADSVAVDPHKWLYAPLEAGCTLVRDPAHLRNAFSYHPPYYHFGEEAVNYVDYGPQNSRGFRALKVWLGLRQAGREGALRMIADDIRLSERLHANVQREAELEPLTQELSITTFRYIPPDLRASTDREEVRAYLDEINQALLERIQSSGEAFVSNAVIDGTYTLRACIVNMNTRSTDVDALPGIVVRLGRELDATMRPADLQRSQ from the coding sequence ATGAAACCGCTGTTCGAGCAACAGGACCAGCTGCCCGACGATCGCCGGGTCCCTCTCGCCATTTCGGGTGACGAGTTCCGCCGCATAGGCCATGAGCTGGTCGACACGATCGCAGCGCTGCTCTCCTCTTACCGCGAGCGCCCCCTGACGCCCGACGAGTCACCCGCCGATCTGCGGGCGCTCATCGGCGGCGACGCTTCTCTGCCCGAGCACGGCGCGGACGCGGGGGAGCTGATTGCGGCCAGCGCGCAGCTCCTGAGAGAGCACTCCCTGTTCAACGGCCATCCCCTCTTCTTCGGCTACATCACTTCGTCGCCGGCGCCGATCGGGATCCTGGCGGACATGCTCGCTGCCGCGATCAACCCCAACCTCGGGTTGTGGCGTCTTTCGCCGATTGCGACGGAGATCGAGCAGCAGGCCGTACGCTGGGTGGCCGAGCTGATCGGCTACCCGGCGGAGTGCGGCGGACTGTTCGTGAGCGGCGGCAACATGGCCAACACGGTCGCACTGTATGCGGCGCGTGCGGCGGCTGCCGACTGGGACATCCGTGCCGGTGGCGTGGCGGGCCCGGGCGCGCGGCGGCTGCGCGTGTATGCATCCGGGGAAACGCACACGTGGATCCACAAGGCCGCGGACCTGTGCGGCATCGGTACCGACTCGATCCGCTGGATCCCGATCGACGAGCGGCAGCGGATGGACGTGAGTGCGCTGCGCGACGCAATCGAGAGGGACATCGAGGCCGGCGATCGTCCGATGATGGTCGCAGGTACTGCGGGCACCGTGAGCACGGGCGCGGTCGACCCCGTTGGCGAGATCGCCGACCTCTGTCTCGAGCTGGGCGTGTGGTTCCACGTGGACGGCGCATACGGCGCGCTCGCGGCGAATGTGGACGGCACACCGGACGACCTGCGCGCGATCGGGCGTGCCGATTCCGTCGCCGTCGATCCGCACAAGTGGCTGTATGCACCGCTCGAGGCGGGCTGCACCCTGGTTCGTGATCCTGCCCACCTGCGCAACGCCTTCTCCTACCATCCGCCCTACTACCATTTCGGTGAGGAGGCGGTGAACTACGTGGATTACGGCCCGCAGAACTCGCGGGGGTTCCGCGCGCTCAAGGTCTGGCTGGGTCTGCGGCAGGCAGGACGTGAAGGCGCGCTGCGCATGATTGCCGATGACATCCGGCTGAGCGAGCGGCTGCATGCCAACGTGCAGCGCGAGGCGGAGCTGGAGCCGCTCACGCAGGAGCTCAGCATCACGACGTTCCGCTACATCCCGCCGGACCTGCGGGCGAGCACGGACCGCGAGGAGGTGCGCGCCTACCTGGACGAGATCAACCAGGCCCTGCTCGAGCGGATCCAGTCGTCGGGCGAGGCGTTCGTGTCGAATGCGGTGATCGACGGGACGTACACGCTTCGGGCGTGCATCGTGAACATGAACACGCGGAGCACCGACGTGGACGCGCTGCCGGGGATCGTTGTGCGGCTGGGCCGTGAGCTGGACGCGACCATGCGGCCGGCGGACCTGCAGAGATCACAGTAG